From one Humulus lupulus chromosome 8, drHumLupu1.1, whole genome shotgun sequence genomic stretch:
- the LOC133797734 gene encoding uncharacterized protein LOC133797734 isoform X1: protein MAVTRSGFATDDSTEAQDFSTDATRPTISNSSAGTDQPVIFDPSLHSYKDESRNPYHLGHGDHPSANLVPKILTGGENYSSWRRSMMVALLSRNKVQFVNEGSLMQRK, encoded by the coding sequence ATGGCAGTCACTCGAAGTGGATTTGCTACTGATGATTCGACTGAAGCTCAGGATTTTTCGACCGATGCCACCCGCCCTACGATTTCCAATTCTTCCGCTGGAACTGATCAACCTGTGATTTTTGATCCAAGTCTTCACTCGTACAAAGATGAAAGTCGCAATCCTTATCATCTTGGCCACGGCGACCATCCGAGTGCCAATTTAGTTCCAAAGATTCTAACTGGGGGAGAAAACTACAGTTCTTGGAGGAGATCGATGATGGTGGCTCTCCTTTCTCGGAACAAGGTTCAGTTTGTGAATG
- the LOC133797734 gene encoding uncharacterized protein LOC133797734 isoform X2 — translation MAVTRSGFATDDSTEAQDFSTDATRPTISNSSAGTDQPVIFDPSLHSYKDESRNPYHLGHGDHPSANLVPKILTGGENYSSWRRSMMVALLSRNKVQFVNDGWLL, via the coding sequence ATGGCAGTCACTCGAAGTGGATTTGCTACTGATGATTCGACTGAAGCTCAGGATTTTTCGACCGATGCCACCCGCCCTACGATTTCCAATTCTTCCGCTGGAACTGATCAACCTGTGATTTTTGATCCAAGTCTTCACTCGTACAAAGATGAAAGTCGCAATCCTTATCATCTTGGCCACGGCGACCATCCGAGTGCCAATTTAGTTCCAAAGATTCTAACTGGGGGAGAAAACTACAGTTCTTGGAGGAGATCGATGATGGTGGCTCTCCTTTCTCGGAACAAGGTTCAGTTTGTGAATG